From Butyricimonas paravirosa, one genomic window encodes:
- a CDS encoding IS110 family transposase codes for MNYSHFVGLDVGKKSFDACLVSLDKELSHHTFPNTPGGIEELLHRVKQHGVEVETALFCAENMGSHVIDLCLSSYQFHFPLALECPLTIKRSIGLQRGKNDRIDARRIARYACLHYRKLRLYQLPDKDLVRLRNWMVIRDNLVKQKVSSRKLLELPRETSGLADLVTAMTFLEKQLSLVKEKISYVEQEMEKIISSNIALLTNYQLLTSIKGIGPINAIVLLCVTGNFHRFSDPRKFACYCGVAPFEHSSGTSIRGKTKTSNLANREVKVYLTRAAITAISWDPQIKAYYKRKTGEGKHKASVINAVRAKIIARCFAVIKRKTPFVTLRA; via the coding sequence ATGAATTATTCTCATTTTGTAGGTCTTGATGTGGGAAAAAAGTCCTTTGATGCCTGCCTGGTTTCTTTAGACAAGGAATTAAGTCATCATACCTTTCCCAATACCCCTGGAGGCATCGAAGAATTATTACATCGGGTAAAACAGCATGGGGTGGAAGTTGAAACCGCCCTTTTTTGTGCTGAAAACATGGGTAGTCACGTGATCGACTTGTGTTTATCCAGCTACCAGTTCCATTTCCCCCTGGCTCTTGAATGTCCCTTGACAATAAAGAGATCGATCGGCTTGCAACGTGGCAAAAATGACCGGATCGACGCGCGGCGAATCGCGCGGTATGCCTGTTTGCATTACCGTAAACTCAGGTTATATCAATTACCTGATAAAGATCTGGTCAGGTTGAGGAACTGGATGGTCATAAGAGATAACCTGGTAAAACAAAAAGTATCTTCCCGCAAACTACTGGAACTGCCCCGTGAAACTTCCGGTCTGGCTGATCTTGTGACTGCCATGACTTTTTTAGAAAAACAGCTCAGCCTGGTAAAAGAGAAAATCTCTTATGTCGAACAGGAAATGGAAAAAATCATTTCCTCGAATATTGCTCTTTTAACAAATTACCAGTTACTAACAAGTATAAAAGGCATCGGCCCCATTAATGCCATTGTCCTTTTATGTGTCACGGGTAATTTTCACCGTTTTTCTGATCCGCGAAAATTTGCCTGTTATTGTGGGGTGGCTCCTTTTGAACACTCGTCAGGAACCTCTATACGGGGTAAAACGAAAACTTCTAATCTAGCCAACAGGGAAGTGAAAGTATACTTGACCAGGGCTGCCATAACAGCTATATCATGGGATCCGCAAATTAAAGCATACTATAAAAGGAAAACGGGAGAAGGAAAGCACAAGGCATCAGTGATTAATGCCGTCAGGGCGAAAATTATTGCAAGGTGTTTTGCAGTTATTAAAAGGAAAACTCCATTCGTTACATTAAGAGCATAG
- the purE gene encoding 5-(carboxyamino)imidazole ribonucleotide mutase, translating to MDPKVSIIMGSTSDLPVMEKAAKVLNDFCIPFEINALSAHRTPAEVESFAKNAQKRGIEVIIAGAGMAAHLPGVIAAMTPIPVIGVPINASLDGMDALLAIAQMPPGIPVATTAINGAMNAGILAAQILAVGDNALKAKIVDFKESLKKKIVDANNELAKVKYDYKTN from the coding sequence ATGGACCCAAAAGTAAGTATTATCATGGGTAGCACGTCAGACCTGCCCGTAATGGAAAAAGCCGCAAAAGTGTTAAACGACTTTTGCATACCTTTCGAGATCAATGCCCTCTCCGCTCACCGCACTCCGGCTGAAGTGGAGTCTTTTGCCAAAAACGCACAGAAACGGGGTATTGAAGTTATCATCGCCGGAGCCGGAATGGCCGCACACCTACCGGGTGTTATCGCTGCCATGACACCAATTCCCGTGATAGGTGTTCCCATCAACGCCTCTCTCGACGGAATGGACGCTCTTTTAGCCATCGCCCAAATGCCTCCGGGCATCCCGGTTGCCACCACCGCCATCAACGGGGCCATGAATGCCGGTATTCTGGCTGCACAAATTCTGGCTGTTGGCGACAATGCATTGAAAGCTAAAATCGTGGACTTCAAAGAATCTTTGAAAAAGAAAATCGTTGATGCCAACAACGAACTGGCAAAAGTAAAATACGATTACAAAACGAACTGA
- a CDS encoding DUF2776 family protein, with protein MNYGISVLFRFIPLLMALICFFFGGYIFGFGNDEARWVAGPVVFSLGVLCIALFATAATIIRQLIHTYNPVAKYLLPGMGYLFALGTMIWGIYLFSSPEPQNLFVPGHVICGVSLIAACISTAATSSTKFTLIPVNSHGTSDKINPNGFSATTETVLIGLTVLFSTVAWVWAIVLLSGSGGDHLVAGSVMAGLACICTSLIGLVASISRQIRNDYGEKDRKYWPRLVFFMGTICIVGGIVELLAAPVPVNTTGFILIGLGLVCFSISSKILLLAKVWRQEFKLANRIPLIPVMTALLALFLGAFLFEESTVDNAFFVPARVLIGLGGICFSLFSIVSILESGTSSK; from the coding sequence ATGAATTACGGAATTAGTGTATTGTTTCGATTTATTCCCTTGTTGATGGCGTTGATTTGCTTTTTCTTTGGAGGGTATATTTTTGGATTCGGGAATGATGAAGCACGGTGGGTAGCGGGGCCGGTCGTATTTTCATTAGGCGTACTTTGTATCGCGTTGTTTGCCACGGCAGCCACGATTATTCGGCAATTGATCCACACGTATAACCCTGTTGCGAAATATTTATTACCCGGTATGGGATATTTATTCGCTTTAGGAACGATGATTTGGGGTATTTATCTGTTCAGTTCTCCTGAACCGCAGAATTTATTTGTCCCGGGACACGTGATTTGTGGTGTGTCGTTGATTGCGGCTTGTATTTCAACGGCAGCAACTTCATCTACTAAATTCACACTTATTCCGGTGAATTCACACGGGACAAGCGATAAAATTAATCCTAACGGTTTCTCGGCTACCACGGAAACAGTGTTGATCGGTTTAACCGTTTTGTTTTCCACGGTAGCGTGGGTTTGGGCGATAGTATTATTGTCAGGCTCCGGGGGTGATCATTTGGTTGCTGGGAGCGTGATGGCCGGATTGGCTTGTATTTGTACGAGTTTGATCGGGCTGGTTGCAAGTATATCTCGTCAGATCAGGAATGATTATGGCGAGAAGGATCGGAAGTATTGGCCAAGACTGGTGTTTTTCATGGGGACAATCTGTATCGTGGGGGGAATTGTTGAGCTGTTGGCAGCACCTGTCCCCGTGAATACAACCGGTTTTATTCTGATCGGTTTAGGTCTTGTCTGTTTTAGTATTTCCAGTAAGATTCTGTTATTAGCCAAAGTGTGGCGTCAAGAGTTCAAGTTGGCGAATCGCATCCCGTTGATTCCCGTGATGACTGCCTTGTTGGCTCTTTTTCTGGGCGCATTCCTTTTTGAAGAGTCGACGGTTGATAATGCATTTTTCGTGCCTGCCCGGGTACTGATCGGTTTGGGTGGTATTTGTTTCTCCCTGTTCTCGATTGTCAGTATTCTGGAAAGCGGGACTTCCAGTAAATAA
- a CDS encoding DUF4302 domain-containing protein, with protein MKNLIYLFIAASMMLVTACSDDDEYVFSELPSERIEAFQKECQTTLRGATDGWKLVYYPQKGVYGGFTFVFRFSEKNRVEMISDFEPIKGDYSYNLNLSEGLVLTFDSDSPIHQLSNPNYGAPAHDGDKGYGLEGDFEFIVKEVKEDVIELIGKKTRVEVKLEKATAADWTTVEKLAEMAGYFVLGNSGLGMTVNGELAIGGRVELNDIFHLCTMAYKDEEGNTVSVETPYIITNEGCLFENEVEVAGVKFSGLTVDLSNGVTNREFVSNDADQAIRFFIMDLSPLNLTPAEVPTFVPNKYIASVDMLKSHDEYIITDMSASLKVEWEALQAELPNFEKFTLEMDRKDGYEGSFRVTAINSGDGKSKSHNYDFGAFTLLNNTVNQVRFDNSKKSHSTSSGFTDKALYDAGENARVGAIYNAFFDSKGFTVIRDSEEIFWIRSIQNPEVWMKLEAD; from the coding sequence ATGAAAAATCTTATATATTTATTCATTGCTGCAAGCATGATGTTGGTAACGGCTTGTTCTGATGATGACGAATACGTGTTTTCGGAATTACCGAGCGAGCGGATAGAGGCTTTCCAGAAGGAGTGCCAGACAACTCTGCGAGGAGCGACCGACGGGTGGAAACTTGTTTATTATCCCCAAAAGGGTGTGTATGGTGGTTTTACTTTTGTGTTTCGATTCAGTGAGAAGAACCGGGTGGAGATGATCAGTGATTTCGAACCGATAAAAGGAGATTATTCTTATAATTTGAATCTCTCCGAGGGGTTGGTGTTGACTTTTGATTCTGATAGTCCGATTCACCAGTTGTCTAATCCCAATTACGGGGCACCGGCTCACGACGGTGATAAAGGTTACGGATTGGAAGGTGATTTCGAATTTATCGTGAAGGAGGTAAAGGAAGATGTTATTGAATTAATTGGTAAGAAAACCCGTGTGGAGGTAAAGTTGGAGAAGGCTACCGCTGCGGATTGGACTACCGTGGAAAAATTAGCAGAGATGGCTGGCTACTTTGTGTTGGGAAATAGTGGGTTAGGCATGACGGTGAACGGGGAATTAGCTATTGGCGGACGTGTAGAATTGAACGATATATTCCATTTGTGTACAATGGCTTACAAAGATGAAGAGGGAAACACGGTGTCCGTGGAGACTCCGTATATAATCACGAATGAAGGATGCTTGTTTGAGAACGAAGTGGAAGTGGCCGGGGTGAAATTTTCCGGTTTGACCGTGGATCTGAGTAACGGGGTGACTAATCGGGAATTCGTATCCAATGATGCGGATCAGGCAATTCGTTTCTTTATTATGGATCTTTCCCCTTTGAATTTGACTCCGGCAGAAGTGCCGACCTTTGTACCTAACAAATACATAGCCTCTGTGGATATGTTGAAAAGCCATGACGAGTATATCATTACGGACATGAGTGCCTCCTTGAAGGTTGAATGGGAAGCTTTGCAGGCTGAGTTACCGAATTTTGAGAAATTTACGTTGGAGATGGATCGTAAAGACGGTTACGAGGGGTCGTTCCGGGTGACGGCTATCAATAGTGGTGACGGAAAATCCAAAAGCCATAATTATGACTTTGGAGCCTTTACCTTGTTGAATAATACGGTGAATCAAGTACGGTTTGATAATAGCAAGAAGAGTCATTCTACTTCTTCCGGTTTCACGGATAAAGCGTTATATGATGCTGGTGAGAATGCTCGTGTGGGAGCAATATATAATGCTTTCTTTGATAGTAAAGGTTTCACGGTGATTCGGGATTCGGAAGAGATCTTCTGGATTAGGAGTATTCAGAATCCGGAAGTTTGGATGAAACTGGAAGCTGATTAA
- a CDS encoding RagB/SusD family nutrient uptake outer membrane protein, protein MKAYKILTVGMFALLVTACNSFLDVVPDNRTELDSPEAIKELLVSAYPKAHYYHMCEVMSDNVAERLVSGTHSRATLNKQMYQWMDGTGTGTDYPVYVWTNYYEAIAAANLALEAVEEEGDTKEYAAIKGEALVCRAFCHFILVNLFAEHYDPDKAEQMLGIPYCVKPETQAIVYYKRDNLKQVYDQIEEDLQTGLPLLQDQTYEVPKYHFTKAAAHAFAARFYQYKGEWDSVIVHSTAALGSNPKSKLRDLRNPDQANGQWGDKDAYAAKYFKVTQPSPFLMISAKSWWARDGQSFSLCYSMKKDEHASLFTEKNVTGSPVTGTYATFFVISTNSAGCARMYKFDELFIRSSIGSSSGQGYTVSTLLSSEEALLNRAEAYVMKNQFDLALEDINLYLAERVRVDKDDPHADFTPYKVNLAKIKAFYDGKEEFPDFEPFYASTISEDQMSMLKCVVDWRRKEFMQEGLRWFDIKRFHLPVVHTFTVSGDPSITLTKDDLRRAVQIPSEAQAFGVEANPR, encoded by the coding sequence ATGAAAGCATATAAAATATTAACGGTCGGGATGTTTGCACTTTTGGTGACAGCGTGTAACTCGTTTCTGGATGTTGTTCCGGATAACCGTACCGAATTGGATAGCCCGGAAGCGATCAAGGAGTTGCTGGTATCGGCTTATCCGAAGGCTCACTATTACCACATGTGTGAGGTGATGAGTGATAATGTTGCGGAACGTTTGGTCAGTGGAACGCATAGCCGGGCGACCTTGAACAAGCAAATGTATCAGTGGATGGACGGAACCGGTACGGGAACGGATTACCCGGTTTACGTGTGGACAAATTATTACGAGGCGATAGCTGCAGCCAATCTGGCATTGGAAGCCGTGGAAGAAGAGGGCGATACGAAAGAGTATGCGGCAATTAAAGGGGAAGCGTTGGTTTGTCGTGCGTTTTGTCACTTTATCCTGGTGAATCTTTTTGCGGAACATTATGATCCGGATAAGGCAGAGCAAATGTTGGGAATTCCTTATTGTGTGAAACCGGAAACACAAGCTATCGTGTATTACAAACGTGATAACTTGAAGCAGGTATATGACCAGATTGAAGAAGATTTGCAAACGGGACTACCGTTATTACAAGATCAGACGTACGAGGTTCCAAAATATCATTTCACAAAGGCTGCGGCTCATGCTTTTGCCGCTCGTTTCTATCAGTATAAGGGCGAATGGGACAGTGTGATTGTACACTCGACGGCAGCTTTGGGAAGTAATCCGAAGAGTAAATTACGTGATTTGAGAAATCCGGATCAAGCTAACGGGCAATGGGGAGATAAGGACGCTTATGCGGCTAAATATTTTAAAGTAACTCAACCGTCTCCTTTCCTGATGATCTCGGCTAAGAGTTGGTGGGCAAGGGATGGGCAGTCATTCAGCTTGTGTTATAGTATGAAAAAGGATGAGCATGCTTCTTTGTTCACGGAAAAGAACGTTACGGGTAGTCCGGTGACCGGGACGTATGCCACGTTCTTTGTGATCTCGACAAATTCAGCAGGTTGTGCGCGGATGTATAAATTTGACGAATTATTTATCCGTAGTTCTATTGGTTCCAGTTCCGGACAGGGATATACGGTTTCAACCCTATTGTCCAGTGAAGAGGCTCTCTTAAACCGGGCAGAAGCTTACGTGATGAAGAATCAGTTTGATTTGGCTTTAGAGGATATTAATTTATATCTTGCTGAACGGGTGCGTGTGGATAAAGATGATCCTCATGCGGATTTTACACCGTATAAAGTGAATTTGGCGAAGATAAAGGCATTTTATGATGGAAAAGAGGAATTCCCTGATTTTGAACCGTTCTATGCAAGTACGATTTCAGAGGACCAGATGTCTATGTTGAAATGTGTGGTTGATTGGCGGCGAAAAGAGTTTATGCAGGAGGGATTACGTTGGTTTGACATCAAGCGTTTCCATTTACCGGTTGTACATACGTTTACCGTTTCGGGTGATCCGTCGATTACGCTTACAAAAGATGATCTTCGGCGTGCCGTACAGATCCCGTCAGAGGCACAGGCTTTTGGAGTGGAGGCGAATCCTCGTTAG
- a CDS encoding phosphoribosyltransferase, producing the protein MKRIKLHDRCFRLMIEADVIDREIERVGTQINRELAGERPLFLGVLNGAFMFVADLLKHITIEGAEISFVKIASYAGLSSTGKVQDLIGLREDITGRTVVILEDMIDSGESIMHMKKMLEEKHPKQVKVAALFYKPKALKYDLTIDYKCIALENDFVVGHGLDYDGLGRNYPDLYVVDEGTNEN; encoded by the coding sequence ATGAAAAGAATCAAATTGCATGATCGGTGTTTCCGACTGATGATTGAGGCTGACGTGATCGACCGGGAAATAGAGAGGGTGGGGACTCAAATTAATCGGGAACTGGCAGGAGAACGTCCTTTGTTTCTAGGAGTGTTGAATGGGGCGTTTATGTTCGTGGCTGATTTGTTGAAACATATCACGATTGAGGGGGCGGAAATCAGTTTCGTGAAGATTGCTTCTTATGCCGGATTGTCCTCGACGGGAAAGGTTCAGGACCTGATCGGGTTACGGGAAGATATTACGGGACGAACTGTAGTGATTCTGGAGGATATGATTGATTCGGGAGAGTCCATTATGCATATGAAAAAAATGTTGGAAGAGAAACATCCGAAACAAGTAAAGGTGGCTGCCTTGTTCTACAAACCGAAAGCGTTGAAGTACGACCTAACGATCGATTACAAGTGTATTGCGTTGGAGAATGATTTCGTGGTAGGGCATGGGTTGGATTATGACGGGTTAGGGCGTAATTATCCTGACTTGTACGTGGTGGACGAGGGAACAAATGAAAATTGA
- the obgE gene encoding GTPase ObgE — MASTNFVDYVKIFCRSGAGGPGSMHLHRDKRSAKGGPDGGNGGRGGHVILKGNRNYWTLIHLKFQRHVYAEDGESGSGNLCTGADGKDVIIDVPLGTVARDADTGETICEITKDEELCVAVKGGRGGLGNWNFRSATNQTPRYAQPGEPRVERNVILELKVLADVGLVGFPNAGKSTLLSVVSAAKPEIANYPFTTLVPNLGIVNYRDNRSFVMADIPGIIEGAHLGKGLGLRFLRHIERNSVLLFMVPSDSEDIHGEYKILLNELKQYNPELLDKKRLLAISKSDFIDKELMSEMEKDLPDIPYVFISSVTGSGIMELKDMLWRVLNEE; from the coding sequence ATGGCATCAACGAACTTTGTCGATTACGTGAAAATATTCTGTCGTAGTGGAGCCGGGGGGCCGGGATCTATGCATCTTCATCGAGATAAACGTTCTGCCAAGGGAGGACCTGATGGTGGTAATGGTGGACGCGGAGGACACGTGATATTAAAGGGAAACCGGAATTACTGGACCTTGATTCACTTGAAATTTCAGCGCCACGTGTATGCAGAGGACGGGGAGAGCGGGAGTGGAAATTTATGCACGGGAGCTGACGGGAAAGATGTCATTATAGATGTTCCACTGGGAACTGTTGCTCGGGATGCGGATACCGGGGAAACGATTTGCGAGATCACGAAAGACGAAGAGCTTTGTGTTGCTGTCAAAGGGGGGCGTGGTGGTTTGGGTAACTGGAATTTTCGTTCAGCTACAAATCAGACGCCTCGTTACGCGCAGCCGGGAGAACCCCGGGTGGAACGGAATGTTATTCTGGAATTAAAAGTGCTTGCCGATGTCGGATTGGTGGGTTTCCCGAACGCGGGTAAGTCGACATTGTTATCCGTTGTTTCCGCGGCAAAACCGGAGATTGCGAACTATCCGTTTACCACGTTGGTTCCGAATTTGGGAATTGTGAATTACAGGGATAACCGTTCTTTTGTGATGGCTGATATTCCCGGAATCATTGAGGGGGCGCATCTGGGAAAAGGTTTGGGACTTCGTTTCTTGCGGCATATCGAACGAAATTCGGTATTGTTGTTTATGGTTCCCTCAGATAGTGAGGATATTCACGGGGAGTATAAAATTTTGTTGAACGAGCTAAAACAGTATAATCCCGAGTTGTTGGATAAAAAACGACTTCTGGCTATCAGTAAATCGGATTTTATTGATAAGGAGCTGATGTCTGAAATGGAGAAAGATTTACCGGATATTCCCTACGTGTTCATTTCTTCCGTGACGGGGAGTGGAATCATGGAATTGAAAGATATGCTGTGGAGGGTCTTGAACGAAGAGTAG
- a CDS encoding putative zinc-binding metallopeptidase, with the protein MKKYIFNLLLLALLFCVTACSDDDLGPSIFDTTTEELTELDLWMQKNFVEPYNIEVIYKWRDVETSMEYNLTPPKEDNAKGLADVLLNIWCKPYVEIGGESFFKSLSPKQLLFIGSSRYTSSGTVTKGTAEGGRKIVIFEVDQYDRTNATRLKRYMKTIHHEFAHIAAQTVEYPKEFENITPNYVEGWDKIKDQDAYDQGFLSGYAMSEPGEDFAEIVGFMLSNSAEDWEKMLDYPTSQEAKDKLKQKVEMVVIYYRDTWNVDLYALQAECEQALYDVVNGVTVNP; encoded by the coding sequence ATGAAAAAGTATATATTTAACTTATTACTGTTGGCATTGCTGTTCTGCGTGACGGCATGTTCGGACGATGATCTGGGACCTTCCATCTTTGATACCACTACTGAAGAGTTGACGGAGCTGGATCTTTGGATGCAGAAAAATTTTGTGGAACCCTATAATATAGAGGTGATTTACAAGTGGCGTGATGTTGAAACGAGTATGGAGTACAACCTGACTCCACCAAAGGAAGACAATGCGAAAGGATTGGCGGATGTGTTACTGAATATTTGGTGTAAACCATATGTTGAAATCGGAGGGGAATCCTTCTTCAAAAGTTTGTCCCCTAAACAGTTGCTGTTCATCGGTTCTTCTCGTTACACGAGTAGTGGGACGGTAACTAAGGGTACGGCTGAGGGGGGACGTAAGATTGTCATTTTCGAGGTTGACCAGTATGACAGGACAAATGCGACACGCCTGAAACGCTATATGAAGACAATTCACCATGAGTTTGCTCATATTGCGGCACAAACGGTAGAGTATCCGAAGGAGTTCGAGAATATCACTCCGAATTACGTGGAGGGATGGGATAAGATCAAAGATCAAGATGCTTATGATCAAGGATTTCTTTCCGGTTATGCGATGAGTGAACCGGGTGAGGATTTTGCAGAGATTGTTGGCTTCATGCTTTCTAATAGTGCGGAGGACTGGGAGAAAATGTTGGATTACCCGACCTCGCAGGAGGCGAAAGATAAATTGAAACAGAAGGTGGAGATGGTTGTGATTTATTACCGGGACACTTGGAATGTTGATTTGTACGCATTGCAGGCTGAATGTGAACAAGCCTTGTATGATGTTGTTAATGGTGTAACTGTTAATCCTTGA
- the ubiE gene encoding bifunctional demethylmenaquinone methyltransferase/2-methoxy-6-polyprenyl-1,4-benzoquinol methylase UbiE — MAKKEKVQEMFNGIAPKYDLLNHLLSMGIDKSWRKKAMKVVGAGRKDLVLDIACGTGDFSIEALKHGVKRVVGADISENMLAVAREKAKAKGLSDQLDFQFGDSENLTFDSNTFDAVTVAFGVRNFEHLELGLTEMCRVLKPGGKVVILEFSTPEHFPMKQLYNFYFKHILPFVGGVISGNRKAYEYLPASVFAFPQGKDFLDIMRSAGYSNVSQQRLTFGIASLYVGEK; from the coding sequence ATGGCTAAAAAAGAGAAGGTACAGGAGATGTTTAACGGGATCGCACCGAAGTACGATTTGTTGAATCATCTGTTGTCTATGGGTATAGATAAGAGTTGGCGTAAGAAGGCAATGAAAGTTGTTGGTGCGGGGCGAAAGGATTTGGTGTTGGATATTGCTTGCGGGACGGGAGATTTTTCGATCGAGGCGTTGAAACATGGAGTGAAACGAGTGGTCGGGGCCGATATTTCGGAAAATATGCTGGCCGTGGCACGGGAGAAAGCGAAAGCAAAGGGGTTATCTGATCAGCTTGATTTTCAGTTTGGGGATAGCGAGAACCTCACCTTCGACTCGAATACTTTTGATGCCGTGACAGTTGCTTTTGGCGTGCGTAATTTTGAACATCTTGAATTAGGACTGACAGAAATGTGTCGGGTGCTGAAACCCGGGGGAAAGGTGGTTATTCTAGAATTTTCGACGCCTGAACATTTCCCGATGAAACAGTTGTATAATTTTTATTTTAAACATATTCTGCCTTTTGTGGGAGGCGTGATTTCCGGAAACCGGAAGGCGTATGAATATTTGCCAGCCTCCGTGTTCGCGTTTCCGCAGGGGAAGGATTTTCTGGATATTATGCGGAGTGCCGGTTACTCGAATGTTTCGCAACAGCGGCTGACTTTTGGAATTGCCAGTTTATATGTAGGAGAGAAATAA
- a CDS encoding metallophosphoesterase, whose translation MKTLKIWVLCLLLGTVWDVCLARDLKQNKDTTTKVASVDGPYVLYDETGRMRVIHVDEHGVLQDRVYDEVPEGFKLNVVSQKGGHRFQVKLHPVERPLWKSGQREKTLIISDPHGDLESFVSVLRNNGVIGKNYKWKFGKNQVIVIGDVFDRGKDVLPIFWLMYKLEQEAKDAGGVMTFMLGNHEEMVLRGNLKYTRSKYKDLATSLGMEYADLWHEKSELGRWLRSRNLIQVVGKNLFVHAGLSKEFTGMGNAVTEVNEEMARSIFLPKKERQELSALSDSIYCDRGPFWFRGMVKDEEKYRPSTPEDVERILEQYGVDRIFVGHTIFDDVTPFFDGKVVAVNVNNQKNREAGKGRGILMQGNTLYVIYDKGKPRKF comes from the coding sequence ATGAAAACATTAAAGATATGGGTGTTGTGCCTGTTGTTGGGTACAGTGTGGGACGTGTGTTTGGCACGAGATTTAAAACAAAATAAAGATACAACGACAAAAGTGGCGTCTGTGGATGGCCCCTATGTGTTGTACGATGAAACCGGACGAATGAGGGTGATTCATGTTGATGAACACGGAGTATTACAAGATCGTGTTTACGATGAGGTTCCGGAAGGTTTTAAACTAAACGTGGTTTCGCAGAAAGGTGGCCATCGTTTTCAGGTGAAACTACATCCCGTGGAGCGTCCACTTTGGAAGTCCGGGCAGCGGGAGAAAACATTGATTATTTCTGATCCTCACGGGGACTTGGAGAGTTTCGTTTCCGTGTTGCGCAACAATGGCGTGATCGGAAAGAATTATAAATGGAAGTTCGGTAAGAATCAGGTGATTGTTATCGGTGATGTCTTTGACCGGGGAAAGGACGTGTTGCCCATTTTCTGGTTGATGTATAAGTTGGAACAGGAGGCGAAGGATGCGGGAGGGGTGATGACTTTTATGTTAGGGAATCACGAGGAAATGGTGTTGCGGGGTAACTTAAAATATACCCGGAGCAAGTATAAGGATTTAGCAACATCACTTGGGATGGAATATGCCGACTTGTGGCATGAGAAGAGCGAGTTGGGGCGTTGGTTGCGTTCTCGTAATCTGATTCAGGTCGTGGGAAAGAATTTGTTCGTCCATGCCGGACTGAGCAAGGAGTTTACCGGAATGGGAAATGCCGTGACAGAAGTAAACGAAGAGATGGCGAGATCTATTTTCTTGCCGAAAAAAGAACGGCAGGAGTTGTCTGCCTTGTCTGATTCCATCTATTGTGATCGGGGACCTTTTTGGTTCCGGGGGATGGTGAAAGATGAGGAGAAATATCGTCCTTCCACGCCGGAGGATGTGGAGCGTATTTTGGAACAATACGGTGTAGACCGTATATTCGTGGGACACACGATATTTGATGACGTGACTCCCTTCTTTGACGGGAAAGTCGTGGCCGTGAACGTGAATAATCAAAAGAACCGGGAGGCAGGTAAAGGCCGGGGAATCTTGATGCAGGGAAATACCCTGTATGTTATATACGATAAGGGTAAGCCTCGTAAATTCTAG